From Thalassotalea euphylliae, the proteins below share one genomic window:
- a CDS encoding polysaccharide biosynthesis/export family protein has protein sequence MSGLAQEPVVLRAGDIVKLNLPGEADFEQNFQINQDGMLMLPEVGQVTLGGMQLPAATQHVKALLAEQYRAIDDFALLLIERRLPVRVLGFVKAPGMIDLPADGNIQLALQQAGGPSAGAQLDKIQLNRAGEITAFDYKKYLDTGDFAILPELQPLDVIFVPASPLIGNVQMDFDAATLSASGDGAEAGTAIKVFGEVLKPGVFSYKAGNTVVDMLMRAGGVTRYAGVEHIRVINQGVPELFDLKHYLDTGDVASMPKITAGSTLFVPIQEEEIKTGLRTIYVMGEVFKPGAYEAPDGTAFFDILANAGGPTRFAESRQVRIIRASGEVDAFDLQAYTEGLSARKIPEISPGDAIFVPEKTDMNEKSWLKITPDRAIRVIGAVIKPGRYEWGDEMSFLDILAHAGGPTQDADISQIKVLKDGQASREKPFDLAAFITDGGDFSLLPQVSAGDTIIVPEKPRDVIDNKARWLRQSQESSIYVFGQVGQPGRYAFDNKLHFLDILSAADGPNQFADIHAIKVTHRNGFTSKVTTVDLGLYFETGDETLLPLVRAGDTIYVPQRDKAWLDHKKEQTVRIIGAVAKPGRYTFSEAMTILDLLAEAGGPTDKAHLSDIMVVNISKAKASENQSQRFDLEKFVKRPDFTKLPLVRSGDTVYVPDISNSDWNVFLNNVKDMVSVASLIAITGGL, from the coding sequence ATGAGTGGCTTAGCGCAAGAGCCCGTTGTGCTGCGCGCAGGTGATATCGTAAAACTCAACCTGCCAGGTGAGGCGGACTTCGAGCAGAACTTTCAAATTAACCAAGACGGTATGCTAATGCTACCTGAAGTGGGTCAAGTCACTTTGGGGGGCATGCAGCTACCAGCAGCTACGCAACACGTGAAGGCGTTGTTAGCTGAACAATATCGCGCCATAGATGATTTCGCATTGTTGTTAATTGAGCGCCGCTTACCAGTGCGTGTACTTGGCTTTGTCAAAGCACCGGGTATGATTGATTTACCCGCCGATGGCAACATACAGCTTGCTTTGCAACAAGCGGGTGGGCCAAGCGCGGGTGCTCAGCTAGATAAAATTCAGTTAAACCGCGCAGGCGAAATTACGGCCTTTGATTACAAAAAATATTTAGACACAGGTGATTTTGCGATTCTGCCGGAATTACAACCGTTAGACGTTATCTTTGTACCAGCTTCTCCTTTGATTGGTAATGTGCAAATGGACTTTGATGCGGCGACGCTATCGGCGAGTGGTGATGGCGCGGAGGCTGGAACAGCGATCAAAGTATTTGGTGAGGTATTAAAACCAGGTGTGTTTTCTTACAAAGCCGGCAATACAGTGGTTGATATGTTAATGCGCGCAGGTGGCGTAACTCGCTATGCTGGTGTTGAACATATCCGTGTCATTAACCAAGGCGTGCCTGAGTTGTTTGACCTTAAACATTACCTTGATACTGGCGACGTTGCGAGCATGCCAAAAATTACTGCGGGCTCTACTTTGTTTGTCCCTATTCAAGAAGAGGAAATTAAAACCGGGTTACGCACTATTTATGTGATGGGGGAGGTGTTTAAGCCCGGGGCGTATGAAGCGCCAGACGGTACAGCTTTCTTTGATATTTTAGCCAATGCTGGTGGCCCAACTCGTTTTGCGGAAAGCCGCCAAGTACGTATTATCCGCGCTTCAGGCGAGGTCGACGCATTTGATTTACAAGCTTATACCGAAGGCCTTTCAGCTCGCAAAATTCCAGAAATTTCACCTGGTGACGCGATATTTGTACCGGAAAAAACCGATATGAATGAAAAGTCATGGCTAAAAATTACACCTGACCGCGCTATTCGCGTTATTGGCGCGGTGATCAAGCCCGGTCGTTATGAGTGGGGCGATGAAATGTCATTTCTCGATATCTTGGCGCACGCCGGCGGCCCTACACAAGATGCTGATATTTCACAAATTAAGGTACTAAAAGACGGCCAAGCCAGTCGTGAAAAACCGTTTGATTTAGCGGCATTTATTACCGATGGTGGTGACTTTTCATTGTTACCCCAAGTCTCGGCTGGCGATACCATTATTGTCCCTGAAAAACCAAGAGATGTTATCGACAATAAAGCTCGTTGGTTGCGCCAGTCACAAGAAAGTTCAATTTACGTGTTTGGTCAAGTAGGACAACCTGGTCGCTACGCATTCGATAACAAATTGCACTTTCTCGATATTTTGTCAGCAGCCGACGGCCCAAACCAATTTGCCGATATTCACGCGATTAAGGTGACGCATCGCAATGGCTTTACCAGCAAAGTCACCACCGTCGATTTAGGCTTGTATTTTGAGACTGGTGACGAAACCTTGCTGCCGCTGGTACGTGCAGGCGACACCATCTATGTACCACAACGAGACAAAGCTTGGCTTGATCACAAAAAAGAACAAACGGTGCGTATTATCGGTGCTGTTGCTAAGCCGGGTCGCTATACCTTTAGCGAAGCCATGACCATTTTAGATTTACTGGCAGAAGCCGGTGGCCCGACGGATAAAGCACATTTGTCTGACATCATGGTGGTCAATATCTCTAAAGCCAAAGCCAGCGAAAATCAAAGTCAGCGTTTTGATTTAGAAAAGTTCGTCAAGCGTCCAGACTTTACCAAGTTGCCTTTGGTGCGCAGTGGTGACACGGTTTATGTCCCCGATATTAGTAATAGCGATTGGAATGTATTTTTAAACAACGTAAAAGATATGGTCAGCGTTGCATCTCTAATTGCCATCACCGGAGGGTTATAA
- a CDS encoding tyrosine-protein kinase family protein: MMTSPSHNLSSNNLACDDLPCHDLPCHDLPCHYAEVEAVYSQTLGANYRTLAVTSAAPGEGKSTLAEALVKRAQAAGKKVLLVELNTFNPVLKARLDAVQKQASTVQVNESSQCQEASHKDHEAASNGDKNGTFSLNEQGYSVLAVSGNVALINQYREASLLSSAIHHWLNEFDCIVFDTASLAMLNQHNIPADTVCQMCDGAVLVVEAGKTPANLIEEGIEKLVAKQVNIVGTVINDKTNPSLLAEMIRETYKLDPWLPNLMRKLRAKLADVVMLNVAV, encoded by the coding sequence ATGATGACTTCACCTAGCCACAATTTATCTAGCAACAACTTAGCTTGCGACGATCTACCCTGTCATGACTTACCTTGCCACGATCTACCCTGTCACTATGCGGAAGTTGAAGCGGTTTACAGCCAAACCTTAGGGGCTAATTATCGCACGTTAGCGGTGACTTCGGCCGCTCCGGGGGAAGGCAAATCAACCTTGGCCGAAGCCTTGGTAAAACGCGCACAAGCAGCCGGTAAAAAGGTGCTGCTAGTGGAACTTAATACCTTCAACCCTGTGTTAAAGGCGCGCTTAGATGCTGTGCAAAAACAGGCGTCTACTGTTCAAGTAAATGAAAGCAGCCAGTGCCAAGAAGCCTCTCACAAAGATCATGAGGCCGCCAGTAATGGTGATAAAAATGGTACTTTTTCGCTGAATGAACAAGGCTACAGTGTGCTGGCGGTAAGTGGCAATGTCGCTCTAATCAACCAATACCGCGAGGCGAGCCTGTTAAGTAGCGCCATTCACCATTGGTTGAATGAATTTGATTGTATCGTTTTTGACACCGCATCGCTGGCTATGCTAAATCAACACAACATTCCTGCAGATACGGTTTGCCAAATGTGCGATGGCGCAGTATTGGTCGTCGAGGCGGGCAAAACTCCTGCTAATCTAATAGAAGAGGGAATTGAAAAGTTGGTGGCAAAACAGGTAAATATTGTTGGCACTGTGATTAACGATAAAACCAATCCATCGCTACTGGCTGAAATGATCCGTGAAACCTACAAGCTTGATCCTTGGCTACCGAACCTGATGCGTAAGCTAAGAGCCAAATTAGCGGATGTAGTAATGTTAAACGTAGCTGTATAA
- a CDS encoding response regulator — protein sequence MTLFDRKTEHKHCAPFTNKSSQEGSNEYGRDGDHEVSNMSDNKLSRHERLNDAASHKPIKQLNQPSPPNPLNQTGETSSVEANQAPVRILFVDDERAILAAIKRLTRNIAAHFEFVTSPLKALEIIAQQNIDIIVSDMRMPEMDGVTFLSEVAANYPETIRIMLTGNADSELVMSAINKGRIWSFIEKPWDSEQLILTLQQAIQTRNLMRSRVNHLYHELEQAKLAADSGSQEKSNFLAVMSHEIRTPMNAMLGSMELLTSTALDDHQRQLLNNALTAGESLSTLVNDILDFSKIEAGKLQLTPHEFNTLDLVDDLHSLFIERAKEKGIGLMFCLSPQLSSQLMLDEQRVKQILINLIANAIKFTQHGGVEVSIYANDSVLQCEVRDTGVGIKNEDISKLFKKFVQADSSYKRQFEGTGLGLAITKQLAELMGGEIRVGSKEGEGSTFLVVIPHQHYTQPLVASESLTHKQMTFVNFSPFYENAIKKQLHLWQCQVDFVRDSSGGSQVIQQLASLQANPQSPLQHQLQRQEQEDNTYDEVLLFNEGETRWLASPSELMALVLGQAVSKKDIEPGPCDNLTGHGERILVVEDSLPNQLVITTMLERAGYQVDIANNGAEAVKQVECERYALVLMDLSMPVMDGAQACRIIRSKSPQFKQLPIWAMTANVTKDDMQHCFAAGMNEFVEKPINREQLLLKIYSYFEQIRQQQSLSNTVANSDREQANLTSTVEINAETNAETNAKTTVATKREPSPITQHSAALSASPKSAADKKIIEKPIIDQLLVDTGEEIFQRVLHLFVDETRRRIAVIEQAQIKADASQIEKEAHAIKSSAASVGAIGLGELAKQLEHVCQRQPSNGQLSDATISLVEQVSESAVLALQALEQDYLGHSAG from the coding sequence ATGACGTTATTTGACCGAAAAACAGAGCATAAGCACTGCGCGCCTTTTACTAACAAAAGTAGTCAGGAAGGTAGTAACGAATACGGCAGAGATGGTGATCATGAGGTGAGCAATATGTCGGATAACAAGCTATCGCGCCACGAACGATTGAATGACGCGGCATCACACAAGCCAATAAAACAGCTAAACCAGCCAAGTCCGCCAAACCCGCTAAATCAAACAGGCGAAACATCATCTGTCGAAGCTAATCAGGCACCTGTTCGCATACTTTTTGTCGATGACGAACGTGCCATTTTGGCTGCGATTAAGCGCTTAACACGCAATATTGCTGCGCATTTTGAGTTTGTCACAAGTCCATTAAAAGCGTTGGAAATTATTGCCCAGCAAAACATCGATATTATTGTCTCTGACATGCGAATGCCAGAGATGGACGGGGTGACGTTTTTGTCTGAGGTTGCGGCGAACTATCCTGAGACTATTCGTATTATGCTAACTGGCAATGCCGATTCAGAGTTAGTGATGTCGGCCATTAACAAAGGGCGAATTTGGAGTTTTATTGAAAAACCGTGGGACAGTGAGCAGCTGATCCTTACGTTGCAGCAAGCAATACAAACACGCAATTTAATGCGCAGTCGTGTCAATCATTTGTACCACGAATTAGAGCAAGCCAAACTTGCTGCCGATTCTGGCTCGCAAGAAAAAAGTAACTTTTTAGCCGTAATGAGTCATGAAATTCGCACGCCGATGAATGCGATGTTGGGCTCGATGGAGTTATTGACCAGTACTGCATTAGATGACCATCAACGACAGCTGCTAAACAACGCCTTAACTGCTGGCGAGTCGTTGTCGACACTGGTGAACGACATTCTGGACTTCTCCAAAATAGAAGCAGGTAAACTGCAACTGACGCCGCATGAATTTAATACCCTAGATCTCGTTGACGATTTACACAGCCTCTTTATTGAGCGCGCGAAAGAGAAAGGCATTGGCCTGATGTTTTGTCTGTCGCCACAGCTATCTAGTCAATTGATGTTAGACGAGCAACGGGTAAAGCAGATCCTGATCAACCTGATCGCCAATGCGATTAAATTTACCCAACACGGCGGAGTTGAGGTCAGTATTTATGCCAACGATAGCGTCCTTCAGTGTGAAGTCAGAGACACTGGCGTAGGTATTAAAAATGAAGATATCTCTAAGTTGTTCAAGAAGTTTGTACAGGCTGATTCTTCCTATAAGCGCCAGTTTGAGGGGACCGGGCTTGGCTTAGCGATCACCAAACAACTGGCGGAATTGATGGGCGGTGAAATTAGAGTTGGCTCAAAAGAAGGGGAAGGCAGTACGTTTTTGGTGGTGATTCCTCATCAGCATTACACCCAGCCACTAGTGGCTAGCGAGTCTCTGACTCACAAGCAAATGACGTTTGTGAATTTTAGCCCCTTCTATGAAAATGCGATAAAAAAACAGCTGCATTTATGGCAATGTCAGGTAGATTTTGTTCGTGATTCTAGTGGCGGTAGCCAAGTTATTCAGCAATTAGCCTCGCTACAAGCTAATCCGCAAAGTCCTTTACAACACCAATTACAACGTCAGGAGCAAGAGGACAACACTTATGACGAGGTGCTGCTCTTTAACGAAGGCGAAACGCGCTGGCTAGCATCCCCCAGTGAGCTGATGGCCTTAGTGCTAGGGCAGGCGGTTTCCAAGAAAGATATCGAGCCTGGGCCTTGCGATAACTTAACCGGGCATGGCGAGCGCATTTTAGTGGTAGAAGACAGCTTGCCTAACCAACTGGTGATAACAACTATGCTTGAGCGCGCTGGTTACCAAGTGGATATTGCCAATAATGGTGCCGAGGCGGTGAAACAAGTGGAATGCGAGCGCTATGCCTTGGTGCTGATGGATTTGTCGATGCCCGTGATGGATGGTGCACAGGCATGTCGTATTATTCGCAGTAAATCACCGCAGTTTAAGCAGTTGCCTATTTGGGCAATGACAGCTAATGTCACTAAAGATGATATGCAGCATTGCTTTGCGGCGGGCATGAACGAGTTTGTTGAAAAGCCAATTAACAGAGAGCAGCTACTGTTAAAAATATACAGCTATTTTGAACAAATACGTCAACAGCAGTCGTTATCAAACACAGTTGCTAACTCAGACAGAGAACAAGCCAATTTAACAAGCACTGTCGAAATCAATGCCGAAACCAATGCCGAAACAAATGCCAAAACAACTGTAGCAACTAAGCGAGAACCATCGCCAATCACTCAGCATAGCGCGGCACTGAGCGCATCGCCTAAGTCGGCAGCTGATAAGAAAATCATTGAAAAACCGATTATCGACCAACTGTTAGTGGATACTGGAGAAGAGATTTTTCAACGCGTACTGCATCTCTTTGTTGATGAAACACGACGCCGTATTGCGGTTATTGAGCAAGCGCAAATTAAAGCCGATGCGAGTCAAATTGAAAAAGAAGCGCATGCCATCAAAAGCAGTGCAGCCAGTGTTGGTGCCATAGGACTTGGCGAACTAGCTAAACAGCTTGAGCACGTGTGTCAGCGTCAACCAAGCAATGGGCAACTATCAGACGCGACGATTAGCTTAGTCGAGCAAGTTTCTGAGTCGGCAGTACTGGCATTACAGGCACTAGAGCAAGATTATCTTGGCCACAGTGCGGGTTGA
- a CDS encoding SpoIIE family protein phosphatase: MPQIVLLTLTRPASLDEIKTLRDATAKVLAKLGIDGAQINKVKLAISEWTTNIVKHAKHPASFVKLVISQIKNIEGNEAQPSLEQRIVISIEDNSTYFQAFSEHQAQMTGEMPSAAQLESSTQTKSTDQITLSFGESGMGLGIIFKLFADCAYQQKISTAALGDQITNVFTFSLPYQATQRKTVHVAIVEDEPMMRELIKGYLPAHYEVTMFADGLAFLAAFQQDSPSSAAALSPIPAFDLVISDIAMPNLDGLALKKRLADHPHLAQVPFIFLTAQDDFDVEMQANHLGIDNYLLKPIQKAKLRLSVERALIRHQQLEAERADTLNRSLDNALNQSLKPQVNNTIDGYQAGVRSISPMTGGGDFIYQQAIGDKTLLILADVMGHDAQAKLFAHSFSGFFAGFFSGLAQNQQNTYQQTASFALTEMMAALSNKLFEDELLSTSMFTYVALLIDKQGVEVACAGHPPPVLMSNQNARHKNNHDTSKHESMYAVLNVGGALAGVCPDLSYQSSYVPMQTGEQLVLFTDGLTDCLPDGMTPNALFAQFAIIKQQYSRLDEVMEHSFGYFQSLCLAFDDDVTLLMLAKI; this comes from the coding sequence ATGCCACAGATTGTATTGCTTACACTTACGCGCCCTGCGTCACTTGATGAAATTAAAACACTGCGCGATGCAACCGCCAAAGTGTTAGCTAAGCTCGGCATTGATGGCGCCCAAATCAATAAAGTGAAACTGGCAATCTCTGAGTGGACGACTAATATTGTCAAGCACGCTAAACACCCTGCCAGTTTTGTAAAACTTGTTATCTCACAAATCAAAAATATTGAGGGTAATGAGGCACAGCCATCACTAGAACAACGAATTGTAATAAGTATTGAGGATAACAGTACTTACTTTCAGGCTTTTAGCGAACACCAAGCACAAATGACAGGCGAAATGCCGAGCGCAGCTCAATTAGAAAGCTCAACTCAAACAAAAAGCACAGACCAAATTACTCTAAGCTTTGGCGAATCAGGTATGGGGTTGGGCATTATTTTTAAGTTATTTGCCGATTGTGCATACCAACAGAAAATTTCAACAGCGGCGTTAGGCGATCAGATCACCAACGTATTCACCTTTTCTTTACCTTACCAAGCAACGCAGCGCAAAACCGTGCACGTCGCCATCGTAGAAGATGAGCCTATGATGCGCGAGCTGATAAAAGGTTATTTACCTGCGCACTACGAAGTCACTATGTTTGCCGATGGATTAGCGTTTCTTGCAGCATTTCAGCAAGATAGCCCAAGTTCGGCCGCTGCACTGTCGCCAATACCTGCATTCGACTTGGTTATATCGGACATTGCGATGCCCAATTTAGATGGCTTAGCCCTTAAAAAAAGGCTAGCTGACCATCCGCACTTGGCGCAGGTGCCGTTTATATTTTTAACCGCCCAAGACGACTTCGATGTTGAAATGCAGGCGAACCACTTAGGTATCGATAATTATCTGTTAAAACCGATACAAAAAGCGAAATTGCGCTTGTCTGTTGAACGGGCGTTAATTCGTCATCAGCAGCTTGAGGCCGAGCGAGCCGACACGCTAAACCGATCACTCGACAATGCGTTAAATCAATCGCTCAAACCTCAAGTTAACAATACGATTGATGGCTATCAAGCCGGCGTGCGGTCGATATCCCCCATGACAGGTGGAGGAGACTTTATTTATCAACAAGCCATTGGTGACAAAACCTTATTGATTCTGGCTGATGTTATGGGGCATGACGCACAGGCCAAGTTATTTGCTCACAGTTTCAGTGGCTTTTTTGCCGGATTTTTTTCCGGCTTGGCGCAAAACCAACAAAATACGTATCAACAAACAGCTTCCTTTGCATTAACTGAAATGATGGCAGCCCTGTCCAACAAGTTATTCGAAGACGAGTTGTTAAGCACGAGTATGTTTACTTATGTGGCGCTGCTAATTGATAAGCAAGGGGTAGAAGTTGCTTGTGCAGGCCACCCACCACCCGTGCTGATGAGCAATCAAAACGCCAGGCACAAAAACAATCACGACACAAGTAAACACGAATCAATGTACGCCGTTCTTAATGTCGGAGGAGCACTTGCTGGCGTGTGTCCGGATCTTTCATACCAATCGAGCTATGTGCCAATGCAAACCGGTGAGCAGTTAGTGCTGTTTACCGATGGCTTAACCGATTGCTTACCTGATGGGATGACGCCAAACGCCTTATTTGCGCAGTTCGCAATCATCAAGCAGCAATACTCGAGGCTAGATGAGGTTATGGAGCATAGTTTTGGTTATTTTCAATCGCTTTGCCTTGCGTTTGATGATGACGTGACATTGCTGATGTTGGCGAAAATTTAA
- a CDS encoding OmpA family protein — MKALLQLLPVSELTVAKPRLTPLKLAKHKLLKPRVLLAAIMLNTALLLASCSVANRAQTTLASTAAQPAALNSNQQVVHEYLQATRLKVLSLTTRLSHQCLAGQLDVSYRLLNQTEQEVAGQMYADAFITLTHLDRQVRKLECIQGYIEGHFGCHQTENITVLRDWYKEGPFDQCDRNPAFADTRLNRLTAANQFEAANQSETESVEPSRHTIITETLHDFDQAGIKPIYFPALDKLVALMLSFPDSTLVISGHADSLGSEKYNLGLSQQRAQQVADYFTAAGVASSKIQIKALGETAPRQVATSPVQRVFNRYTQVSLSLVLPSTAKTSSLSLASSK, encoded by the coding sequence ATGAAAGCTTTATTGCAACTGTTACCAGTGTCTGAGTTAACCGTGGCTAAGCCAAGGTTAACTCCGCTAAAATTAGCCAAGCACAAGTTACTTAAACCGAGAGTTTTGCTGGCAGCTATCATGCTAAACACAGCTTTGTTGCTTGCCAGTTGTAGCGTTGCTAATCGCGCTCAAACAACTTTAGCGTCAACTGCTGCACAGCCTGCTGCGTTAAATTCAAATCAACAGGTTGTACATGAATATTTGCAAGCCACACGTTTGAAAGTCTTGTCGCTCACCACGCGGTTAAGCCATCAATGTTTGGCGGGGCAGCTTGACGTTAGCTACCGTTTGTTGAACCAGACTGAGCAAGAAGTTGCTGGGCAAATGTACGCAGATGCGTTTATTACGCTTACTCACTTAGATCGTCAGGTACGTAAGCTTGAATGTATCCAAGGCTACATTGAAGGTCACTTTGGTTGCCATCAAACTGAAAATATCACGGTACTAAGAGACTGGTATAAAGAAGGGCCGTTCGATCAATGTGATCGCAACCCCGCTTTTGCTGATACTCGCTTGAACCGTTTAACCGCGGCGAATCAGTTTGAAGCAGCCAATCAATCTGAAACAGAGAGTGTTGAGCCAAGCCGTCATACGATTATCACTGAAACACTGCATGACTTTGACCAAGCTGGCATCAAGCCTATTTACTTTCCAGCGCTCGATAAGCTCGTGGCGCTAATGCTGTCATTTCCCGACTCAACATTAGTGATATCAGGGCATGCAGACAGTCTGGGCAGTGAAAAATACAACCTAGGTTTAAGTCAACAACGCGCTCAGCAAGTGGCTGACTATTTTACCGCGGCAGGCGTTGCGAGTAGCAAGATTCAAATTAAGGCGCTAGGCGAAACTGCGCCACGCCAAGTAGCGACTTCGCCCGTGCAGCGCGTTTTTAACCGTTACACACAAGTCTCGTTAAGTTTGGTATTGCCATCAACAGCCAAAACATCTTCGCTATCCCTTGCTAGCAGTAAATAG
- a CDS encoding sigma-54-dependent transcriptional regulator, whose protein sequence is MKSVTEKTQILLLEDSPTLSAIYAGFLSKEPYDLLMAGNGQAALDIINTECPRILLLDLNLPDMSGMDILKYIHKQNLPIAVVVLTAHGSVDIAVDAMKYGAFDFISKPVEPKRLLITLRNAIKNQQMSQIIDEYRELDRQDFCGFIGSSMAMQGVYRIIESAAPSNATVFITGESGTGKELGAEAVHQLSARKDKPFVALNCAAIPKDLMESEIFGHVKGAFTGASAERKGAAAMADGGTLFLDELCEMDLDLQSKILRFIQSGTFQKVGSSKQEKVDVRFVCATNRDPLKEVQAGRFREDLYYRLHVIPVTLPALRERGNDILQIAKKFLHAISNEEGKAFNRFAADAEHVFLSHSWPGNVRELENVIRNLVVLNNGEAVTADMLPAPLNQLALGTAKLATSFTQSVQPMSAAESPVLESAPLITADHAQVHEGTASNGATIHATGAETKAPNVADIMPLWLAEKQAIEQAIDACDGNIPKAAALLDVSPSTIYRKKQSWDE, encoded by the coding sequence ATGAAGTCTGTGACGGAAAAAACACAAATTCTGCTGCTTGAAGACAGCCCAACCTTATCAGCGATTTATGCTGGCTTCTTATCGAAAGAACCCTACGATTTATTGATGGCTGGTAATGGCCAAGCGGCGCTTGACATTATCAACACTGAATGCCCGCGAATCCTGCTGCTCGATTTAAACTTGCCAGATATGTCTGGCATGGATATTTTAAAATATATTCACAAGCAAAATTTACCTATTGCCGTTGTCGTGCTAACCGCTCATGGCTCGGTTGATATTGCCGTAGACGCGATGAAGTATGGCGCATTCGACTTTATCAGTAAGCCTGTTGAACCCAAGCGATTGCTGATCACTTTACGCAATGCCATCAAAAATCAACAAATGAGCCAGATTATTGATGAATATCGCGAGTTAGACCGGCAAGACTTTTGCGGCTTCATCGGCTCGTCAATGGCGATGCAAGGGGTTTATCGCATCATTGAAAGTGCCGCGCCAAGTAATGCAACCGTATTTATTACTGGTGAAAGCGGTACAGGTAAAGAGCTAGGTGCCGAAGCGGTGCATCAATTAAGTGCTCGTAAGGACAAACCTTTCGTTGCCCTTAACTGTGCGGCGATTCCAAAAGATTTGATGGAAAGTGAAATTTTCGGGCATGTGAAAGGCGCGTTTACTGGCGCTTCAGCAGAGCGCAAAGGTGCAGCAGCCATGGCAGATGGCGGCACCTTATTCCTTGATGAACTATGCGAAATGGACTTGGATTTACAGAGCAAGATTCTGCGCTTTATTCAGTCAGGCACCTTCCAAAAAGTTGGCTCAAGTAAGCAAGAAAAAGTCGATGTACGCTTTGTTTGTGCAACCAACCGCGACCCGTTAAAAGAAGTGCAAGCGGGGCGTTTTCGCGAAGATTTATATTACCGACTGCATGTTATTCCCGTAACACTGCCTGCACTGCGTGAGCGCGGCAATGACATATTGCAAATTGCGAAAAAATTCTTGCATGCGATCAGTAATGAAGAGGGTAAGGCATTTAACCGTTTTGCTGCCGATGCTGAACACGTTTTCTTATCGCATAGCTGGCCGGGCAATGTCAGAGAGCTGGAGAATGTCATTCGCAATTTGGTGGTACTCAACAATGGAGAAGCGGTTACTGCCGATATGCTACCGGCGCCATTAAACCAATTAGCACTGGGTACAGCAAAGCTAGCGACAAGCTTTACTCAATCAGTACAGCCGATGAGTGCAGCTGAAAGTCCTGTACTTGAAAGCGCACCATTAATAACCGCAGATCACGCTCAGGTACACGAAGGTACGGCGAGCAATGGCGCAACTATTCATGCAACAGGCGCTGAAACCAAAGCCCCTAATGTTGCTGACATCATGCCACTGTGGCTGGCAGAAAAGCAGGCGATAGAGCAAGCCATTGACGCTTGTGACGGCAATATTCCTAAAGCCGCTGCGCTATTAGATGTCAGTCCGTCAACCATATATCGCAAAAAACAGTCTTGGGATGAGTAA
- a CDS encoding STAS domain-containing protein has translation MLNEIYNLNNDVVIKLFEDLDADAVKAMKADLAAYAELSSDIVIDLKDVDFIDSSGIGAIVFLYKRMVAKGKLVAVVGLNEQPKELFKMLMLDKTIHCFNSLEHYVTSASMLKAV, from the coding sequence ATGTTAAATGAAATTTACAACTTAAATAATGATGTCGTGATTAAATTATTTGAAGACTTAGATGCCGATGCCGTCAAAGCAATGAAGGCCGATTTAGCGGCTTACGCTGAGCTTTCTTCAGACATCGTGATTGACCTAAAAGACGTTGATTTTATTGATTCCTCTGGCATTGGTGCCATCGTATTTTTGTACAAGCGCATGGTAGCAAAAGGCAAGTTAGTGGCGGTTGTTGGCTTGAACGAGCAGCCTAAGGAACTTTTCAAAATGCTGATGCTGGATAAAACCATTCACTGCTTTAACAGTTTAGAGCACTACGTCACCAGCGCCAGTATGTTGAAGGCGGTATAA